AAGCTCTCTCACGCGCCGTCGCTCGCCCATCAGGTAGACGGGCCGGAGAGGCTCACCCTGTTTCTTGCCGACCTCCTAAAGGTGCCGGTTCGACTTCGCGAATTTGTCGGCACCTGGATGCCTATACCGAACGGGCTTCAGTCCCGGCTTGGCGACGCGCACGTGCAACTCGGACGAAGCGCCACGATCGGACCGAGGACGTTCCAGCGACAGCAAAGAATAGAGCTTTCGATCGGCCCGTTGACGCTTGCCGAGTACGTGGCTTTCCTGCCCGGCTGCGAACGACGCGAAACCCTGCAAACCGCGATCCGCGATCTCGTGGGACACGGGCTTGATGTCGACGTAAGGCTCGTGCTCAGGCGAGACGAAGTTCCCGCGGCCAAAATGGGAACAGCACGGATCGGACACATCGCTTGGCTCGCTCGACCGAAAGATCGCAGTGATGCAGATGATCTGTGCATACGCACCATCATTGGCTGGCGGCCGGAAATGCCGGAGGCTGCGGCATGAGCCTGATCCTTACTCTCGAGCACGCGCCCCGACCCCAAGCCGTTCGCCAGATGCGGCTCGTCGAGGGAGAGCTCGTCATCGGTCGCAGCGCAGACGCCGACTGGCGGATCGACGATCCCGACATGTATATCTCACGCGCTCATTGCACGATCGGCTGCGTTCGCGGCCAGTATGTGGTGACGGACACCTCCACCGGCGGGCTTTTCATCGATGGGTCGCGCACGCCGCTTGGGCTTGGGAACTCCGCCCCGCTGCATGACGGAGCGCGGCTGCAACTCGGCAATTATGTCGTCCGCGTTGACTTCCAGGCAACGCCGACGGACCGGGTATCTGAACAGCCGGCTTCCCTACCGCCGGTCGGCTTCGAGCGTGACGGCTTCTTCTCCGAGCGCAGAGAGCCGGCAGCGCCCACCCCGCGGCCGGCGGGATTGCCAGACCCATTCGAACAACCAGCCGCAGGGGCATTCGCCGCGGCAAGCAGGAGCGAGACAGCAAAAGGGACGCCCACGTTCGACGATCCCTTCAGCCTTGATCCGCTGCCAGCATCGGGTCAGGACAAAGAGGCTTGGGATTTTTCTTTACCCAGTACCACGCCGCCCGAGCAGCCTGTCACAGAGCCCCCAGCCGAACCGCGTCCTGCCCCGGAACCACAAGCGAGGCCGATGCAGGAAGGGACGGCACAG
This Rhizobium sullae DNA region includes the following protein-coding sequences:
- the tagH gene encoding type VI secretion system-associated FHA domain protein TagH → MSLILTLEHAPRPQAVRQMRLVEGELVIGRSADADWRIDDPDMYISRAHCTIGCVRGQYVVTDTSTGGLFIDGSRTPLGLGNSAPLHDGARLQLGNYVVRVDFQATPTDRVSEQPASLPPVGFERDGFFSERREPAAPTPRPAGLPDPFEQPAAGAFAAASRSETAKGTPTFDDPFSLDPLPASGQDKEAWDFSLPSTTPPEQPVTEPPAEPRPAPEPQARPMQEGTAQTETALRDAFLRGLGLGADEFTTSDPVAQMESFGREYRMMLEGLMHLLRKRTEEKGEARIAQTVVGASEVNPLKFLPTVDDVIATFLAQRQAGFLPPEAAIGSSIRDLAHHHVRTWRGVQAALARMIDRFDPATLESELKSHSALDALLAGGRRAKLWELYEKRYREIAKSASTRFLGEIGSDFRDGYEEREND